In Thermococcus sp. MAR1, the genomic window TTTCCATTTGAGCTGAGTATTTCTTCCCAGGCTCAATTATGAGGTAAACCTTTCCCTTCTCATGATAGAGAGGTCTCCCAGCTCTTCCAAGCATCTGGTGGAACTCTCTAACACTCAGCCACTTATTGCCCATTGCCAAGCTTTCAAAGATTACCTGACTCGCTGGAAAATCAACCCCAGCTCCTAAAGCAACTGTAGTTACAACAA contains:
- a CDS encoding helicase-related protein, coding for LAKAEVMRKSKQGYKGQTIVFTFSRKRCHELAAFLTSRGLKAKPYHSGLPYHQRKLTEMEFQAQMLDVVVTTVALGAGVDFPASQVIFESLAMGNKWLSVREFHQMLGRAGRPLYHEKGKVYLIIEPGKKYSAQME